In uncultured Cohaesibacter sp., a genomic segment contains:
- the mmsB gene encoding multiple monosaccharide ABC transporter permease: MSQVENPSPAHSDEGHQVASVASYLKSNVREYGLLIALIVVMVFFQVVTDGILMKPLNLTNLILQNSYIVIMAIGMLLVIVAGHIDLSVGSVMGFVGALAAVMIVNYEMNYVVTIIICLIVGVAIGAMQGFWVAYYKIPAFIVTLAGMLSFRGLTLALLNGQSIGPFPTGFQKLSSGFIPDLFGVGRPHMLTIVLGVVLSIFLLYASWKDRTERDKFGNLEEPFTFFVLKNLLIVFAINYLSYIMAGYRGYPNVLIVIAVLVAAYGFLTSSTTVGRRIYALGGNVKAAKLSGVNTERLTFLTFANMGLLAAFAGLVFAARLNTATPKAGYGYELDVIAAVFIGGASTTGGVGTVTGAIIGAFLMGVMNNGMSILSIGIDWQQVIKGIVLLAAVIFDVYNKKKAG, encoded by the coding sequence ATGTCACAGGTGGAAAACCCGTCTCCGGCACATTCTGACGAAGGCCATCAAGTTGCCAGCGTCGCCAGTTATCTGAAGTCTAACGTACGTGAATATGGCCTTTTGATTGCGCTGATCGTCGTTATGGTCTTCTTCCAGGTTGTTACCGACGGTATTCTGATGAAACCGCTCAACCTGACAAACCTCATTCTCCAGAACAGCTACATCGTCATCATGGCGATTGGCATGCTGCTCGTCATCGTGGCTGGCCACATCGATCTGTCAGTCGGATCGGTCATGGGCTTCGTCGGCGCCCTTGCAGCGGTGATGATCGTCAATTACGAAATGAACTACGTCGTCACGATCATCATCTGCCTGATCGTTGGTGTTGCCATCGGTGCGATGCAAGGGTTCTGGGTTGCCTACTACAAGATCCCGGCCTTCATCGTGACGCTGGCCGGCATGTTGAGCTTCCGCGGTCTTACGCTGGCTCTGCTCAACGGTCAATCCATCGGGCCGTTCCCGACCGGCTTCCAGAAGCTCAGCTCAGGCTTCATTCCGGACCTGTTCGGTGTTGGTCGCCCGCACATGCTGACCATCGTTCTGGGTGTCGTTCTCAGTATCTTTCTGCTCTATGCCAGCTGGAAGGACCGCACGGAACGTGACAAGTTCGGCAACCTTGAAGAACCATTTACTTTCTTCGTGCTGAAGAACCTGCTCATCGTGTTTGCCATCAACTACCTGTCCTACATCATGGCAGGCTACAGAGGCTACCCGAACGTTCTGATCGTTATCGCTGTGCTGGTTGCTGCCTATGGCTTCCTGACTTCCTCGACCACGGTCGGTCGCCGGATCTATGCTCTGGGTGGCAACGTCAAGGCTGCCAAGCTTTCCGGTGTCAACACCGAACGACTGACCTTCCTGACCTTCGCCAACATGGGGCTTCTTGCCGCCTTCGCCGGTCTGGTCTTTGCGGCTCGCCTCAATACGGCAACCCCGAAAGCCGGTTACGGTTACGAACTTGACGTTATCGCCGCCGTCTTCATCGGTGGTGCGTCGACTACGGGTGGTGTCGGTACGGTGACAGGTGCAATCATCGGCGCCTTCCTGATGGGCGTGATGAACAACGGTATGTCCATCCTGTCCATTGGCATCGACTGGCAGCAGGTCATCAAGGGCATCGTTCTGCTCGCCGCCGTTATCTTCGACGTCTACAACAAGAAGAAAGCCGGATAA
- a CDS encoding orotate phosphoribosyltransferase, translating to MITSSFPDRALMAELAAKMLLEVKAVHFRTDEPFKLASGIASPTYIDCRKLISYPRVRNTLMEFCAATVMRDIGFEKVDVVVGGETAGIPFAAWIADKLALPMNYVRKKPKGYGRDAQIEGAPIAGKRALLVEDLTTDGGSKINFVEAMRKAEAEVNDAIVLFYYDIFPEALENMKKINLNLHYLATWRDVLAVAKAENYFDTKTLEGVERFLDEPLKWSGEHGGVTEITAVPQKG from the coding sequence ATGATTACCTCTTCTTTTCCTGATCGCGCGCTGATGGCCGAATTGGCGGCCAAGATGTTGCTCGAAGTCAAGGCAGTGCATTTTCGCACCGATGAGCCCTTTAAGCTGGCCTCTGGCATTGCCAGCCCGACCTATATCGACTGCCGCAAGCTGATTTCCTATCCGCGTGTCCGCAATACGCTGATGGAATTCTGCGCAGCAACCGTCATGCGCGACATCGGCTTCGAGAAGGTTGATGTGGTTGTCGGCGGTGAAACCGCGGGCATTCCCTTCGCGGCCTGGATTGCCGACAAACTGGCTCTGCCGATGAACTATGTGCGCAAGAAACCAAAGGGTTATGGCCGCGACGCCCAGATCGAAGGGGCTCCCATTGCAGGCAAGCGGGCGCTGCTGGTGGAAGACCTGACCACGGACGGTGGCAGCAAGATCAATTTCGTTGAAGCCATGCGCAAGGCAGAGGCCGAGGTGAATGATGCCATCGTGCTCTTCTACTATGACATCTTCCCCGAAGCGCTGGAAAACATGAAGAAGATCAATCTCAACCTGCATTATCTGGCCACTTGGCGCGATGTGCTGGCAGTCGCCAAGGCGGAGAATTACTTCGACACCAAAACCCTCGAGGGAGTGGAGCGGTTCCTTGACGAGCCACTCAAATGGTCTGGCGAGCATGGTGGTGTGACCGAGATCACGGCGGTTCCCCAGAAGGGCTGA
- the araA gene encoding L-arabinose isomerase, with the protein MFGLKPLKFWFVCGSQHLYGPETLAEVADDARKVVEGLTKDGRLVLPIEFATVATTGEEIADVCRRASADPECGGLILWMHTFSPAKMWIRGLNALTKPMLHLHTQLNAALPWDSIDMDYMNLHQSAHGDREAGFLHTRMRIGRKVVVGHWSDPAVQDRIDSWMRAARAWDDWQGAGICRFGDNMRNVAVTDGDKVSAEMAFGFKVDYWPVGDLVAKMAEFSDADVEAVVADYEANYDLAPELLAGGAKRASLLDAARQELAISAFLKEGGYKGFTHTFEDLHGLQQLPGLAPQRMMEQGFGFAGEGDWKTPALVRAMKVMGHGKSGACSFMEDYTYDVSKPGEELVLGAHMLEVCPTIAENKPRIEIHELGIGGKADPVRMVFDSVKGSAINVCLIDMGNRFRLIANEVTSVEHPALPKLPVARAVWQCKPDFKTACEAWILAGGAHHTAYSYDVTAEMLEDFATIAGIELALIDDDTKISDFKQSLRMNEVYWHLAKGIRV; encoded by the coding sequence ATGTTTGGTTTGAAACCTTTGAAATTCTGGTTTGTGTGCGGCTCTCAGCACCTCTACGGCCCGGAAACTCTGGCCGAAGTTGCAGACGACGCGCGCAAGGTTGTTGAAGGGCTTACAAAAGACGGACGCCTGGTGCTGCCTATCGAGTTTGCGACTGTTGCGACCACCGGTGAGGAAATTGCCGATGTCTGCCGTCGCGCCTCTGCCGACCCCGAGTGTGGTGGTCTCATCCTGTGGATGCATACCTTCTCGCCGGCCAAAATGTGGATCCGTGGTCTCAATGCGCTGACCAAGCCGATGCTGCATCTGCATACCCAGCTCAATGCAGCCCTGCCATGGGACTCTATTGATATGGACTACATGAACCTGCACCAGTCCGCCCATGGCGACCGTGAAGCAGGCTTCCTGCATACCCGCATGCGGATTGGCCGCAAGGTTGTTGTCGGTCACTGGAGTGATCCTGCCGTTCAGGATCGGATTGACAGCTGGATGCGTGCCGCTCGCGCCTGGGACGACTGGCAGGGCGCAGGGATCTGCCGTTTCGGCGATAATATGCGCAATGTTGCCGTGACCGATGGCGACAAGGTTTCGGCCGAAATGGCCTTTGGCTTCAAGGTGGACTACTGGCCGGTTGGCGATCTGGTTGCCAAGATGGCCGAGTTTTCGGATGCAGACGTCGAGGCTGTGGTTGCGGACTATGAAGCGAACTACGATCTCGCGCCTGAGCTGCTGGCTGGTGGTGCCAAACGGGCGTCCCTGCTGGATGCTGCGCGTCAGGAACTGGCAATTTCTGCCTTCCTCAAGGAAGGTGGCTACAAGGGCTTTACCCATACGTTTGAGGATCTGCACGGGCTTCAGCAGCTGCCGGGGCTGGCGCCTCAGCGCATGATGGAGCAGGGCTTTGGTTTTGCCGGTGAAGGCGACTGGAAAACGCCAGCGCTCGTGCGCGCCATGAAGGTCATGGGCCATGGCAAGAGCGGCGCTTGTTCCTTTATGGAAGACTATACCTATGACGTTTCCAAGCCCGGTGAAGAGCTGGTACTTGGGGCGCATATGCTTGAAGTTTGTCCGACCATTGCCGAGAACAAACCGCGCATTGAAATTCATGAGCTGGGTATTGGTGGCAAAGCTGATCCTGTTCGCATGGTCTTTGATTCCGTCAAGGGTAGCGCAATCAATGTCTGCCTGATTGATATGGGCAACCGCTTCCGCCTGATTGCCAACGAGGTTACCTCGGTTGAGCATCCGGCTCTGCCAAAGCTGCCTGTGGCGCGTGCTGTGTGGCAGTGCAAGCCGGACTTCAAGACCGCCTGTGAGGCCTGGATTCTGGCCGGTGGCGCTCATCACACCGCTTACAGCTATGATGTGACCGCCGAAATGCTGGAAGACTTTGCGACCATCGCCGGTATCGAGCTGGCCCTGATTGACGATGATACCAAGATTTCCGACTTCAAGCAGTCTCTGCGCATGAATGAAGTCTATTGGCATCTGGCCAAAGGCATCCGCGTATAG
- the araC gene encoding arabinose operon transcriptional regulator AraC: protein MDDHSYFDPAQDPQVQRIFNKLSYRSSIKNYDKEVAALFPGFEFGIRLVAGITPIEKGGPLDFHIDRPNGMHGWIINLTVDGQGKLFDGKNTTVLTPGDLALFPPDAQHFYGRNPDADKWWHRWIYFQPRAFWKPWLEWDEAVNGVYIMRHKDESRFSELFRLFVEVEKWAGLSDSLSADLAFNRLEHILLFCARMNRAEKKSNIEIDERVLAACTLISNNLDKPLTVNEIANHVCLSPSRLSHLFRKYIGTGIVQWRDGQRIQYAMQVLRVSNVPIKALSQMVGYDDPLYFSRVFRRHTNMSPRTFRERSLSMIVRSEGEKIDDALDKATAVFAAEVPLPKSSGL from the coding sequence ATGGACGATCACTCTTATTTCGATCCTGCCCAAGATCCGCAGGTCCAGAGAATATTCAACAAGCTTTCCTATCGCAGTTCCATCAAGAACTACGACAAGGAAGTCGCTGCCCTGTTTCCGGGATTCGAGTTCGGCATCCGTCTGGTCGCCGGGATCACTCCGATTGAAAAAGGGGGGCCGCTCGACTTCCATATCGACCGGCCCAACGGCATGCATGGCTGGATCATCAACCTGACCGTTGACGGTCAGGGAAAGCTGTTCGATGGCAAGAATACAACGGTTCTGACCCCCGGCGACCTTGCGCTCTTCCCGCCAGACGCCCAGCATTTCTATGGCCGCAACCCGGATGCCGACAAATGGTGGCACCGCTGGATCTACTTCCAGCCGCGCGCCTTCTGGAAGCCCTGGCTGGAGTGGGATGAGGCAGTCAATGGCGTCTATATCATGCGCCACAAGGATGAGAGCCGCTTCAGCGAGTTGTTCCGCCTGTTCGTGGAAGTGGAGAAATGGGCAGGCCTTTCCGACAGCCTTTCAGCCGATCTTGCCTTCAACCGACTGGAACATATCCTGCTATTTTGCGCGAGGATGAACAGGGCGGAGAAGAAATCCAACATCGAGATCGACGAGCGCGTTCTCGCCGCCTGTACGCTGATTTCCAACAATCTGGACAAGCCGCTGACAGTCAATGAGATTGCCAATCACGTCTGCCTTTCGCCGTCACGCCTGTCCCATCTGTTCCGCAAATATATCGGCACCGGCATCGTCCAGTGGCGCGATGGCCAGCGCATCCAATATGCCATGCAGGTGCTGCGCGTTTCCAACGTGCCCATCAAGGCCCTCTCCCAAATGGTCGGCTACGATGACCCACTGTATTTTTCGCGCGTTTTCCGACGTCATACCAACATGAGTCCACGCACCTTCCGCGAGCGCAGCCTGTCGATGATCGTGCGCTCCGAGGGCGAAAAGATCGACGACGCACTGGACAAGGCAACAGCAGTCTTTGCCGCAGAAGTGCCCCTGCCGAAAAGCTCCGGGCTATAG
- the araD gene encoding L-ribulose-5-phosphate 4-epimerase AraD has protein sequence MLKELREDVFRANIELNDRGVVIYTWGNVSAIDREKGLVVIKPSGVPYDAMTADDMVVVDLDNNVVWGSKKPSSDTKTHTTLYKAFPQIGGVVHTHSRHAVAWAQARREIPCLGTTQADYCAGPVPCTKPLSEEQVNRDYETTTGEAIVERFKGLDPVAVPMVLVAGHGPFAWGKNADDAVHNAVVLEEVAHMATITATISNPIPPLEQYVLDYHYERKHGRNAWYGQK, from the coding sequence ATGCTGAAAGAATTGAGAGAAGACGTTTTCCGTGCGAATATCGAGCTGAATGATCGCGGTGTTGTCATCTATACCTGGGGTAACGTCAGTGCTATCGATCGCGAAAAGGGACTGGTTGTCATCAAGCCGTCCGGTGTGCCCTATGATGCCATGACTGCCGATGACATGGTGGTGGTGGATCTGGACAACAACGTTGTCTGGGGCAGCAAGAAGCCCTCTTCCGATACCAAGACCCACACCACGCTCTACAAGGCTTTTCCGCAGATTGGCGGTGTGGTGCACACTCACTCCCGTCATGCTGTCGCCTGGGCTCAGGCGCGCCGGGAAATTCCATGTCTCGGCACCACGCAGGCCGATTATTGCGCCGGTCCGGTGCCCTGCACCAAGCCGCTGAGCGAAGAGCAGGTCAATCGCGATTACGAAACAACGACTGGCGAGGCCATCGTCGAACGCTTCAAGGGGCTTGATCCCGTAGCGGTTCCGATGGTTCTGGTTGCCGGTCATGGTCCTTTTGCCTGGGGCAAGAATGCCGACGACGCCGTGCACAATGCAGTTGTGCTGGAAGAGGTCGCCCACATGGCAACCATCACAGCCACTATTTCCAATCCCATACCGCCGCTGGAGCAGTATGTGCTCGATTATCACTATGAGCGCAAACACGGCAGAAACGCCTGGTATGGTCAGAAATAG
- a CDS encoding ribulokinase, producing the protein MSATSDNCVLGLDFGSDSVRAVVVRVADGEELSSAVANYPRWAEGKFCDPARQQFRQHPSDYLESMVSAVREAVAALDKQPNVIGIGVDTTGSSPMPVTADGTALALKDGFSTDPDAMCILWKDHTSVAEAQEINDLCHSGKFPDYTKYVGGIYSSEWYWAKILNVGRRNPTVFRAAANWVELCDWVPAVLSGVTDSAKIVRSRCAAGHKALWHPEFGGLPSREWLQALDPCLGNLTTPLYSETKTSDQVAGTLSSDWAGRFGLNAGIPIAVGAFDCHMGAVGAGIEPYSLVRVMGTSTCDILVAPPEEVQDTLVQGICGQVPGSVLPDFIGFEAGQSSFGDVFAWFERLLQWGRNGRGRAGSLLPELEKEAAELPPGGYGERALDWLNGRRTPDADQTVKAILAGLHLGSTAPSIYRALIEATAYGSRAIVERFEEQGVQVKSIVAIGGIARKSNFISQVCADVMNRQVDVVLSDQACARGAAIFAATAAGAYEDIGKAKAAMLSPIEKSFVPDPEKHKLYNAIYEDYKRIGAFAGDLAKG; encoded by the coding sequence ATGAGTGCAACCAGTGACAACTGTGTTCTTGGTCTCGACTTTGGATCGGATAGTGTGCGGGCCGTGGTTGTTCGGGTCGCTGATGGGGAAGAGCTTTCCTCTGCCGTTGCCAATTACCCCCGTTGGGCCGAGGGGAAATTCTGCGATCCCGCTCGCCAGCAGTTTCGCCAGCATCCTTCTGACTATCTTGAATCGATGGTGTCTGCAGTGCGCGAAGCGGTCGCTGCACTGGACAAACAGCCGAATGTGATCGGTATTGGTGTCGATACCACCGGCTCTTCGCCGATGCCGGTTACGGCAGACGGCACTGCGCTGGCGCTGAAGGACGGATTTTCCACCGACCCGGATGCCATGTGCATCCTCTGGAAGGATCATACCTCGGTTGCCGAGGCGCAGGAGATCAACGATCTCTGCCATTCCGGCAAGTTCCCCGATTATACCAAATATGTCGGCGGCATCTATTCGTCCGAGTGGTATTGGGCCAAGATCCTCAATGTTGGCCGTCGCAACCCGACCGTTTTCCGCGCCGCTGCCAACTGGGTCGAACTATGCGACTGGGTGCCGGCCGTGCTGTCTGGCGTGACCGATTCTGCCAAGATCGTGCGCTCGCGTTGCGCCGCTGGCCACAAGGCGCTGTGGCATCCCGAGTTCGGAGGATTGCCGAGCCGCGAATGGCTGCAGGCTCTCGATCCCTGTCTTGGCAATCTGACCACGCCGCTTTACAGCGAAACCAAGACCAGCGATCAGGTCGCCGGTACGCTGTCGTCCGATTGGGCGGGCCGGTTCGGTCTCAATGCGGGCATTCCGATTGCTGTTGGTGCCTTTGACTGCCACATGGGGGCTGTGGGTGCCGGTATCGAGCCCTATTCTCTGGTGCGCGTGATGGGCACATCGACCTGCGATATTCTCGTGGCGCCGCCTGAAGAGGTTCAGGATACTCTCGTTCAGGGGATCTGCGGCCAGGTGCCGGGTAGTGTTCTGCCTGATTTTATCGGCTTTGAAGCCGGTCAGTCCTCGTTTGGCGACGTGTTCGCATGGTTCGAGCGTCTGCTGCAATGGGGGCGCAATGGGCGCGGCAGGGCCGGGTCGCTGTTGCCCGAGCTGGAAAAGGAAGCAGCCGAATTGCCGCCGGGCGGTTATGGCGAACGGGCGCTTGACTGGCTCAACGGCCGTCGTACGCCGGACGCTGACCAGACGGTCAAGGCCATATTGGCCGGTCTGCATCTGGGCTCGACCGCTCCGTCGATCTATCGGGCGCTCATCGAGGCAACGGCCTACGGCTCCCGTGCCATTGTCGAGCGGTTCGAGGAACAGGGGGTTCAGGTCAAGAGCATCGTTGCCATCGGCGGCATCGCCCGCAAATCGAACTTCATTTCTCAGGTTTGCGCCGATGTCATGAACCGTCAGGTTGATGTGGTGCTGTCCGATCAGGCCTGCGCCCGCGGAGCGGCCATTTTTGCCGCCACTGCTGCCGGAGCCTATGAGGACATTGGCAAGGCCAAGGCCGCCATGCTGAGCCCGATCGAGAAGAGCTTTGTTCCCGATCCTGAAAAGCACAAACTCTACAATGCGATTTATGAAGACTACAAGCGCATTGGTGCCTTCGCCGGTGATCTGGCCAAGGGATGA
- the mmsA gene encoding multiple monosaccharide ABC transporter ATP-binding protein, translated as MNTILEMRGITKTFPGVKALSDVNLTVGEGEIHALVGENGAGKSTLMKVLSGVYPHGTYEGDIVYKGEVQSFAGIPDSEEKGIIIIHQELALVPLLSIAENIFLGNERAKNGIINWQVAHSEAEMLLKIVGLNKPTGTLVTNLGTGQQQLVEIAKALSKEVKLLILDEPTSSLNEKDSAALLELLLEFKSKGISSILISHKLNEVVKVADKITVLRDGQTVSTLDCDKTEEMENKIIKDMVGRELTNRFPQRTPNIGDMLLEVKGWNVYHQIHADRHLIRNVNFNVRAGEIVGISGLMGAGRTELAMSIFGRAYGQKISGEVQLRGQPIDVSTINKAVANGLAYVTEDRKEYGLVLENSIKVNTTLSNLEGVSKGIVIDDNAETRVGLEYKQKLNTKCSGLMQQVVNLSGGNQQKVVLSKWLFANPDVLILDEPTRGIDVNAKYEIYTIINQLAQEGKGIIFISSELPELLGMTDRIYVMNEGRIVGEMPTQEASQEKIMRMIIKDKG; from the coding sequence ATGAACACCATCTTAGAAATGCGAGGAATCACCAAGACCTTTCCGGGTGTAAAGGCCTTGAGTGATGTGAACCTGACTGTCGGCGAGGGTGAAATTCATGCCTTGGTCGGTGAGAATGGCGCGGGCAAGTCTACTCTGATGAAGGTTCTCTCTGGCGTTTATCCCCACGGTACATACGAAGGAGATATCGTCTACAAGGGAGAGGTCCAGAGCTTCGCCGGGATCCCCGACAGCGAAGAAAAAGGCATCATCATCATTCATCAGGAACTGGCTCTGGTTCCGCTTCTGTCCATTGCCGAGAATATTTTCCTTGGGAACGAACGAGCCAAGAACGGCATCATAAATTGGCAGGTGGCTCATTCCGAAGCTGAAATGCTGCTCAAGATCGTCGGGCTCAACAAGCCAACCGGTACTCTGGTGACGAACCTCGGTACTGGTCAGCAGCAGCTTGTGGAAATTGCCAAGGCTCTTTCCAAGGAAGTGAAACTGCTGATCCTTGACGAACCGACGTCGTCCCTGAACGAAAAAGACAGTGCGGCACTGCTCGAGCTGTTGCTGGAGTTCAAGAGCAAGGGTATCTCCTCGATCCTGATCTCTCACAAGCTCAACGAGGTTGTGAAGGTTGCGGACAAGATCACGGTCCTGCGCGACGGTCAAACCGTTAGTACGCTGGACTGCGACAAGACCGAGGAAATGGAAAACAAGATCATCAAGGACATGGTCGGTCGCGAGTTGACCAATCGTTTCCCCCAGCGGACCCCCAACATTGGCGATATGCTGCTCGAGGTGAAGGGCTGGAACGTCTATCACCAGATCCATGCAGATCGTCATCTGATCCGCAATGTCAATTTCAATGTGCGCGCAGGCGAGATCGTCGGGATTTCCGGCTTGATGGGCGCCGGGCGAACCGAGCTTGCGATGAGTATCTTCGGTCGGGCCTATGGCCAGAAGATCTCGGGTGAAGTTCAGTTGCGCGGTCAGCCGATCGACGTCAGCACGATCAACAAGGCAGTTGCAAACGGTCTTGCCTATGTGACCGAAGATCGCAAGGAATACGGTCTGGTGCTCGAAAACAGCATCAAGGTCAACACCACGCTCTCCAATCTTGAGGGGGTGTCGAAGGGTATCGTGATTGACGACAATGCGGAAACCCGCGTCGGTCTGGAATACAAACAGAAGCTCAATACCAAATGCTCCGGTTTGATGCAGCAGGTGGTCAACCTGTCTGGTGGCAATCAGCAGAAGGTCGTCTTGAGCAAATGGCTGTTTGCCAACCCGGATGTTCTCATCCTCGATGAACCGACGCGCGGCATCGATGTGAACGCCAAATACGAAATCTACACGATCATCAATCAGCTTGCCCAAGAGGGCAAGGGTATCATTTTCATTTCTTCGGAATTGCCCGAGTTGCTGGGTATGACGGATCGAATTTACGTCATGAACGAGGGCAGAATCGTTGGTGAAATGCCGACACAGGAAGCTTCGCAAGAGAAAATCATGCGGATGATCATCAAGGACAAAGGCTGA
- the chvE gene encoding multiple monosaccharide ABC transporter substrate-binding protein, whose translation MGAMALALGASFAASPSVAADKGFVGIAMPTQSSARWITDGNSMKEQFEAAGYQTDLQYAEDDIANQLRQIETMILKGVNVLVIASIDGTTLSGALQLAADSDIKVIAYDRLIRDSGNVDYYATFDNFQVGVQQASSLVQGLKERFPDAKPWNVELFGGSPDDNNAYFFYNGAMSVLQPMIDAGEVAVPSGQFGMDKVGTLRWDGAVAQARMDNLLSAFYTDKTVHGVLAPYDGLSIGILSSLKGVGYGSGDMKMPIVTGQDAEVQSIKSILAGEQYSTIFKDTRELARVTVGMVNALLEGGTPEINDTKTYDNGVKIVPSYLLKPVPVDASNWEKIVIGSGYYTMDQVK comes from the coding sequence ATGGGGGCCATGGCTTTGGCTCTTGGCGCTTCGTTCGCCGCTTCCCCTTCGGTTGCTGCCGATAAGGGTTTTGTTGGTATTGCTATGCCTACTCAGTCATCAGCTCGCTGGATTACTGACGGCAACAGCATGAAAGAACAGTTTGAAGCCGCTGGCTATCAGACTGATTTGCAGTATGCAGAAGACGATATTGCCAATCAGCTGCGTCAGATCGAGACCATGATCCTGAAGGGTGTCAACGTTCTCGTTATCGCTTCTATCGATGGTACGACCCTTTCGGGCGCGCTGCAGCTGGCCGCTGACTCCGACATCAAGGTTATCGCCTATGACCGTCTGATCCGCGACTCCGGCAACGTCGACTACTATGCAACCTTCGATAACTTCCAGGTTGGTGTACAGCAGGCTTCCAGCCTCGTGCAGGGCCTCAAGGAACGCTTCCCGGATGCAAAGCCATGGAACGTTGAGCTGTTTGGTGGCTCTCCGGACGACAATAACGCCTACTTCTTCTACAATGGCGCAATGTCGGTTCTGCAGCCGATGATCGATGCCGGTGAAGTTGCTGTTCCTTCTGGACAGTTCGGTATGGACAAGGTTGGTACCCTGCGTTGGGACGGTGCTGTTGCTCAGGCCCGCATGGACAACCTGCTCTCTGCTTTCTACACCGACAAGACCGTTCATGGCGTATTGGCCCCGTATGACGGCCTGTCCATCGGTATCCTGTCTTCGCTCAAAGGCGTTGGCTATGGCTCCGGCGACATGAAAATGCCGATCGTGACCGGTCAGGACGCTGAAGTCCAGTCCATCAAATCCATTCTGGCTGGCGAACAGTATTCCACCATCTTCAAGGATACCCGTGAGCTTGCTCGTGTGACCGTTGGTATGGTGAACGCTCTGCTCGAAGGCGGAACCCCGGAAATCAACGACACCAAAACCTATGATAACGGTGTCAAGATTGTTCCTTCCTATCTGCTGAAACCAGTTCCTGTCGATGCTTCCAACTGGGAAAAAATCGTGATCGGCAGCGGTTACTACACAATGGATCAGGTCAAGTAA
- the pyrC gene encoding dihydroorotase, whose product MSSNSRSTEFIVRRPDDWHLHLRDGAMLKAVLPHTSAHFGRAIIMPNLVPPVVKTADAEAYRARIMAALPEGHDFEPLMTLYLTEGTDPADVELGAKYGLIKALKLYPAGATTNSDSGVRSIEAVYPVLEKMSELDVPLLVHGEVTDADIDIFDREAVFIDRVLSPIRERFPSLRIVMEHVTTEDGVNFVKGAGDRTAATITTHHLIINRNAILVGGIKPHYFCLPVAKREKHRLALRAAATSGDARFFLGTDSAPHMKSAKECACGCAGVFNASNTVNCLAHVFEQDGALDKLEAFMSLNGPAFYGLAANEARIRLFKGDDPLSYETLVSVDGDEVVVFDPGFPLFWRYEAVNA is encoded by the coding sequence ATGAGTTCGAACTCCCGCTCAACCGAGTTCATTGTTCGCCGTCCGGATGACTGGCATCTGCATCTGCGCGATGGCGCGATGCTCAAGGCTGTTCTGCCGCATACCAGTGCCCATTTCGGGCGCGCGATCATCATGCCCAACCTGGTGCCACCGGTGGTCAAGACGGCCGATGCCGAAGCCTATCGGGCGCGGATCATGGCGGCGCTGCCCGAAGGGCACGATTTCGAGCCGCTGATGACGCTTTATCTGACCGAAGGCACGGACCCTGCCGATGTGGAGCTCGGAGCCAAATACGGTCTCATCAAGGCGTTGAAGCTCTATCCGGCCGGGGCAACGACCAACTCCGACAGTGGCGTCCGGTCCATCGAGGCGGTCTATCCGGTGCTGGAGAAAATGAGTGAACTCGATGTGCCGTTGCTGGTGCATGGTGAGGTTACCGACGCCGACATCGACATTTTCGACCGTGAGGCTGTCTTCATCGACCGTGTGCTTTCTCCGATCCGCGAACGCTTCCCATCCCTGCGCATCGTGATGGAACATGTGACCACCGAAGACGGGGTCAACTTCGTCAAGGGGGCCGGGGACAGAACCGCCGCCACCATCACGACCCATCATCTGATCATCAACCGCAATGCCATTCTGGTGGGCGGCATCAAACCACACTATTTCTGCCTGCCGGTGGCCAAGCGTGAAAAACACCGCCTTGCCCTGCGGGCTGCTGCCACGTCGGGGGATGCGCGCTTCTTCCTGGGCACCGACTCGGCACCGCACATGAAATCTGCCAAGGAATGCGCCTGTGGCTGCGCCGGTGTCTTCAATGCGAGCAACACGGTGAACTGTCTTGCCCATGTCTTCGAGCAGGACGGGGCGCTTGACAAGCTGGAGGCCTTCATGTCCCTCAATGGCCCGGCCTTCTATGGCCTTGCGGCCAACGAGGCCCGTATCCGTTTGTTCAAAGGCGATGACCCTCTGTCCTACGAGACGCTGGTCAGCGTCGACGGGGATGAAGTGGTTGTCTTCGATCCCGGTTTCCCCCTGTTCTGGCGCTATGAAGCCGTTAACGCTTGA